In Leptolyngbya sp. NIES-2104, the genomic window GATCGATCTCAATACGTTTTTTGCTTGTAAGCCTTACGAATGGTTGGAATTTAGTCGAGTGGGTCGCTGTTATGTGCCGCAAGTTGTTTATGAGGAGTTGGATAGCTGGGCAGCGAGTCGGAGTGAGTCAATGGAGTCTAGAATCGCTAGGGAATTCCGACGGCTCATGCTTGAGAGCGATTGGGAACTCACACGATCGTTGATCTCAACCGAATCTAGACCGATGACTCGTCGCGCTCGACTTGCCTTAGATGTGCGAAATTCGGCTGAAGATTTAGCTCGATCGAGCATTGGGCGATTAGTCGTCGTCGTGTCGAATGATCGCGCTTTGATTCAACAAGTCCAAGCCCTGAATCTAGAGAATTTAACCGGAATTCCGGTCAGTACGCTGCTGGCTTGGAGTCGGAGTAAGCGACAACCTCCGATCGTGCTGCAACATCTGCGATCGATGCAAACTCATTCGCTGCAATTACTCACGGCGGGCAGTTCTCGCCCCGGAATTTCTCGGCTCGAATCTCCGAAGTCTTCCCCGCGCCCGGTGTATCAAAAATCGTGGGTCGATCGTTTGCTCCCGTTATTGATCATTCTGGGTGGATTGGCGATTGGATGGACAGTCGCACATTCCTTAATTTTGAAAAATCCCCAGACCATCGAGCAGAAATAGCGCGGAAACCAACGATCGAGCTTCCTCGTCGTTATCCTAGAAAGAAATTGTCGGTTCCCCCTATGCGCCCCCCGTTGCCCTTGAAGCTTATTTCCTCGATCGCACTAATCAGCACTTTGTCTTTGATGAGTGGCATCCCACTCTTACAGGCAACTGCGGCTCCAACTCGATCGACGACTGAACTCCTCGATTACGCCTATCCTAAATCGCTCAGTTGGCGAGTTCGACGCGATTTAGCTCGACGGGTTGGCGTTCCGACAAAAAATCTACGAGTTGTAGAAGCTCAGCGGCAAACCTGGAACGATGCTTGTCTGGAACTAGCTGCACCCGATGAAATGTGCGCTCAACAATTAACGGAAGGCTGGCGGATTGTGCTGGCACATGGGCAGCAAACGTGGACGTATCACACCGATGCTCAAGGTCGATCGCTGCGATTAGAATCGGCAGATCGCGCTATTACTCTGCCGAGAAATGTTGTGTTTCGATCGCAGTCTTCCGGCGGATTCGCAGGACAAACCTATGAAACCGTTTTGTTTACTGATGGTCGAGTTCAGCAAAAGATTACTTTAAACGCTGGAAAAAACGCTCCAGTGCGCTCTTGGCGGGTTACACCTGAGAAAGTGCGAGAATTTCAGGCATTGCTCGATCATGAACAGTTCCAAACCTTCAATCAGCGAACTTTTCCAGCGACTCCCGGAGCGGCAGATTTCTTTCTCGTTCGGTTAACGAGTCCAACTGGAAGCGTTGAATATGCAGATATCGAGCAAGAGAAATTACCGCGATCGCTCAAAACCATTATTCAAGCCTGGAACTCCTTGCGGTAACTACAGACGAATCTCCCGTTAGTTTCTCGGATGCTGCGGGTACGTTTCGTAAAGACTTTACAAGGCATCCGAGGAATTGCATGAGGCGGGAATCAAAACCCAAGCTCAAATTGTTAATCGTGGACGATGAGCCAGATAATCTCGATTTGCTTTACCGCACATTCCGTCGAGATTACGACGTGATTCGGGCAAAAAGCGCGATCGAAGCCCTCAAAGTTCTAGACGAACAAGGCGAAGTGGCGATCATTATCTCAGACCAGCGAATGCCCGAAATGCTAGGAACTGAGTTTCTCAGTCGGACTGCCGATCGCTTTCCCGATACGATTCGGATTGTTTTGACTGGGTACACCGATGTCGAAGATCTAGTCGATGCGATTAATTCAGGCAAAGTCTTCAAATACATCACCAAGCCGTGGAAACCCCAACAGCTTGAAGTGGTCGTTGAGCAAGCCGCAGAAACGTATCAGGTTTTAAAACAGCGAACCGCCGATCTGCGTCGTGCTCTGCGACGCGAATCTTCATTCAATGCAATTACGACTGCAATTCGCGAATCACTCGACTATCAAAACATGCTGCAAACGATCGTCGAAACGATCGGCATTACCTTTGAAGCGAGTTGCTGCATGTTGCATCCGGTCGAAGGCGATCAGATACGATCGCAATCTGCAATGTATTGTGCAGAAGATGTTTTGATGGGAGACTGTGAGCGCGATCGCAAATCAGAACTAGTGCAGCGAGTGTTTCTCGATCGTGCGGCTCCCTTAAAATTTCAGAATCCGCCTCATCTCGTCTTGCCGTTAAGCTATCAGCAAGAGCTACTAGCGATTTTGTCATTGCATCGCACGATCGACAAACCGATCTGGTCAGCCGAAGACATTGATTTAATCGGAGTCGTTGCAGAACAAGCCGCCCTTGCGATTTCCCAAGCAAGACTCTACCGCCGGACTCAACAGCAAGCCGAACAAATTCGAGCAGAATTAGCCGTTGCGCGCCAGATTCAAACAAACCTGCTGCGCCAAACCCTTCCCACCCTAGACAATCTCAAAGTTCAAGCCTGCTGCCATCCCGCTCGTGAAGTGGGCGGCGATTTCTTTGAAGTCTACTACCATCCTCAGGGCGATTTGTGGTTAGCCGTGGGCGATGTCTCTGGAAAAGGCGTTCCCGCTGCACTATTTATGGCGAGTGCAATTTCGGTACTGCGGCGAGAACTGTCACAGGAGACTCCCCCAGAACCCGATCAGGTCATGCGAAACTTGAACAGCATCCTGTCTGATGATTTGATGGGCACAAATTGTTTTATCACGATGGTTCTAGCAAAATACACACCTGCAACCAATCAGCTTGTGTATGCCAACGCCGGACATATCTATCCACTCGTTTGGTCAAAACAAACGATCAAAGCAGGTATCGAACCCACCTATCTTAAAGTCCGAGGTGTGCCGCTCGGAATTCTACCAGACTGGAAAGCCGTCGCTGGAACCCTCACACTGAAAGACGGCGAAATCTTCCTGCTCACCAGTGACGGCATTACTGAAGCAACGGTACAACCCGATAAAGCGATCAGTCGATCGATCGACACCGCAGGAGCGATGCTCCGACAAACTGGACTCTGGAAAATGCTCCGGCAAGCCGGGGAATGCTTGGATCTCAAACTGCTGCTTGCCCAAATCCAGGCACACAATGCGATTCAAGAAGATGACCAGACGATTCTTTCTCTGGAGGTTTTGTAACCGATGCGAACTGAGCTTCATATCCCTAGCGATTTAAGATTTCTCGGCATTGTTGAGCGGTGGCTGTTGGATAGTTTGGCGATCGAACTTGGCGAACAGGTCGATTGGTCGCGCCAGTCGAGTCGGTTGCGGTTGGCACTGGTCGAGGCTTACTCAAATGTCGTACGACACGCCCATCGCAATCAACCGGATCTGCCTGTGATTCTGCGTTTAGAGTTGCGGGGTCGAGATTTAGCGATCGAGATTTGGGATCACGGTCAAGGCTTTGATCTTTCCACGTATCTCGCACCTTCACCGGAAGCAATGCAGGAACACGGCTACGGCTGGCTGATTCTCAATCGTTTGATGGATCGGGTGGAATACCAATTGCAGGTCAACGGTCGCAATTGTCTCAAGCTACAGGCAAATTTAATGAGCGTGGTGTAAAGGCAGCTTCTTATCTATAATTCGATTAGTCGATCGCAGTAAGACGCCGATGATTCAAGCTAAATTTGACCTAGACGAATCACAGTTTGAATTTCTGAATCAGTTTGAGCAGTATGGATTTCGAGACGAAAGCGAGTTGATTCGGACAGCATTGATTCGACTTCAACAAGAGTTACAGTGCGATCGTCTTGAAGAATCGGCAACCTTGTATGCCGAACTTTACGCAGAGGACGAGGAAGTGCGATCGCTGACTGAGGCGGGATTGTTGGAGTGGGCAGAGTGACGCAGTTACGCCGAGGTATGGTGATTGATCTAGATTTGAACTGAGTTTCATCAAGGAATGAAAAGCCGACCGACTCCTGAATAGTTTTCAATATAGAGAGCAATTTCAGCAAGACGAGCGGCGCATTGCTCACGATATTCCCGCTCAATTAACCGATCTAAACTTCCAATTGTGATGACAGGAAGTGATGTTGGTGTGCCCATTCGCTGAATGGTCTGCTCTAAAGAATCCTCGCCCTTTGCGTTGCGATTTGCTGTCAGTAGCAACATCTGATTCGCTTGGGCAAATTGCCAAATCAGTCGATCGCTACTGTCCATTGCTAATCCAGCTTCCTCTAATAAAACAAACTGAATCGATAAAAGATCAAGCCAACCATCCGCAGCAAGAGTTCCACGTAATAGAACCACATAGCCTGTTAGGTTGTAGTCCACCAACACAATCATTAAACAAGTCCAAGCTTTGCTTTCCAGGCTTGGAGTTTAGCATGAATCTCTTCTTGTTCTGGCTTCGGAGAAAAATTTGCGATTTCTGCTAATCGATCGCGGTTCTTGTCTTCCCAAGCTTGTCGAATTCTTTCACTTTCTTCTAGAGCGGTCTGATACTCTGCTTCGACTTCAACCCGGTTTGCTTCAATGTAAGCGATCGCACTATCAAGCTGTGCCTCGGTGAGCGGAAGCCAATTCCGAATTAAGCGGGGTGTCCATCCTGCCTTGAGATGCGTCATCACGTCGTAGAGAGTAATGCGAGTCCCAGCAATAGTTAACCCTTGCTCGGTGCGAATAATATCTACTTTTTGATTCGATGCCGCAGCCATGATGATACCCTTCTGTCTTTACCTGATTCTAAACCGATCGATGAACTTCGCGATCGTCAAATCAGAAGCTGCTTGTGGATTGGATTGAGCGATCGTACAACTCAATTTATCTGGGGCAATCAGGATTAATCGCTAATTGTTTTTGAAGTGTAAAACTACAATCTACTTATTCAACGAATTACGAATATAGCCCCACTTACCATTTATTTTCACGCTTGCTAATCCTTCGGAGAAAGAACTCATAGGGCAAGCTCCATTTTTATCAACATCAAGTGCTTGAGTAATAAATTTGCCACTTGTATTAATGTAGCTACACTTGTTTTCTTTCTTCACAAGCGCTAGTCCCTCAGAGAGGTCCTTAGCATTGTCAAATTGTGTTTGAACTACAAAATTGCCATCCTTATTGATATACCCCCATTTATCATTTATTTTCACCGCCGCTAATCCCTCATAGAAATCACTAGCTTCATCAAATTTCGGTTGGACTGCCCATCTACCAGTCTTATCAACATAGCCTTTCTTATTATTTTCGCCTTTTGCCATCAGTAAACCGTTGTGAAATGTATCAGATGTCTCCAATTTTACTGAACCTATTAAATTGCCTTTTGTATCAATGAACCCTTTCGTTTGAGAATCCAACTCCACAACTGCAAGTTCATCAGAGAAAGGGTAAGTGTTTTTAAACTTTAAAGGGATAGCTAAGTTGCCTGTTTTATCAACATAACCTCTATTTTTTTCTACATCAGAGCCGAACAACTCAAACAACTCATTACTAGTTGGTGAGGCACTTCCTTCTACTACTGCTAATCCGTTTGAGAATTCACGGGTGTAGTTAAATTTAGGTTGTATTATAAATTCACCACTTCTATTGATATGACCCCATTTTCCTCCGATTGAGATTGACAAGCCCTTGACAGGTTTTGCGTCTATTTCCACAGATGCTAGACCGTCAGAGAAGTCACCTGATGTATCAAATTTAGGTTGAACAACAAGATTGCCGCTTTGATCAATATATCCCCACTTACCATTAAGCTTTATTGCTGCTAACCCTTCAGAGAACCTAGGAGCAAAAATGTCGCCGTCAAATTTCAAATTGCTAATAGCTACATTACCGTTCTTCTGAACATAGTTCCATTGCTTGCCTGTTTTGACTGCTGCTAGCCCACTAGAGAAATCATAAGCAATATCAAATTGAGGTTGAATTGCAATCAGGCTTTCAATTGTGGCTGGAGAAGTAAAGTAATTGACAATCTGGGCTGCAACAAAAGCCACGAAAAAATACACAACTGGACTTAAACACGCTAGTGCGGCAATGATTTTCTGCTTCAGCTTTCGGGTGGTTTTTTTCGGCTTAGGCACAAGCTTAATTAGGGCTTGATGAGCCTCGATCGCTGACGGATACCGTTCGCTAAAGTGATACCGCACCATCGTACTCAGAAGCTCTGCTAACGGATTGCTCACATTCAGAGCGCGATCGCGCCAAATAATTTCGCCCGTCATTAGGTCTTCAGGCAATGCTTGAGGTGAAATGCCTGTTAATGCCTCAATTCCAATCATGCCAACTGCATAGATATCGCTGCTGAGTTTTGGCGTTCCTCCCGCTTGTTCCTTTGGACAATACCCCCGTGTACCAATACTGATCGTTAATTTTGTCTGTCCTTGCGGATCGATCGTTAAAGCACTGATCTCCTTCACTGCTCCAAAGTCGATGAGAAATAATTGTCCATCTCGCCGCCTCATGATGTTCTGCGGCTTTAAATCCCGGTGGATAATGTTCGATCGATGAACGCCTTCGAGAACTGACAAAATCTCAAGCAGTAATTGAATGACTTTCTCCTCACTCAACTGTGTTCCGGGTGTCAGTTCTACACTCAGATCATGTCCATCAATGAACTCTTGAACGAGATAAAACTGCCCATTCTCTTCAAAGTGTGCAAACAGCTTTGGAATATATTCGTACTGATTACCCAACTGGTACAAAGTCTTAACTTCCTGCCGAAACAATCGTTGTACGACTTCTATGACTCTCGGATCTGAATCTTTCGGCTTCAGATGCTTCACAACACACTTAGGGTGATCAGGGAGATGGCTATCTTCCGCTAAATAGGTATCGCCAAATCCGCCGCTTCCTAACGGTTGCAGAATCCGATATCGATTTCCTAGAGTTGCACCAACGATCATGATTTGCACTTCCCATCCACACGAGCAGTAATCACACGAAAGCTGGGCTAGACAATGCGCTGTCTGCCACTCAGACCTTACCTACAGAGCTACCTTCGGCTTTTACGGATATGCCTGATTATAAAACTATTTCTCTCAGAACCTAAATCCCAATTCTGCCTAAGAAACCTAGAATTATGCTGAGATTAGATGCTACTTTGCTACGATCGTAGAACTTTCACATCCTGGAATCATTTTGCACAATGATCGCAAACGTGATCAGCCTTCTGCAAAACTACGTTACTCTATGCTTTGACCAATTAAATTTGGAACACTACAGAGTGGATGCGGAACTCGTCACAGTTCAAATACCTGCAACGCTGTATGAAAAACTTCAGGCATTGGCGATCGAGCAGCACACCGATCCAATCAGCCTGATTGCCAATCTCGTCATTGATGCAGCCCAGCAATCGATCTCTCCCACCGAACCCAGTCCAAACAAAATCGATTTGGAATCATCGAGTACGATCCGAATGCCATTCCAATGTGGAAACTTGCGGCTCAGGTTCCTGACGAAGAATGGGCAAAAGTGCCCGCTGACTTGTCGCAGCGATTTGATGACTACCAGGAATTAAGGGACGAAATGATCGCGTTCTCAACTTGCAGAAGTACGCGAAAATCCTAAAAGCTTCCCTTGAGCAGACTCCAAAATCACATCTCGAATAAAGGTACTTGCCGACAGAATTTCAACACCGATGAGTTCTCCAGCCTCGTTGAGTTCTGCTGTGATATTGGGGGAAAGTTCAACGCTGCCAAACTCAGGCTCATCCGAAATGACAAGATGCAAAACATCCTCTTTCTCGAAATAGTTCATTCTTGCGGTGTTACTCATTGATGATAAATCTTCCAGTTCTGAGATAAAGAGTAATCTGACCAGATGATTTCGAGCATTTTTCAGAAGATGTTATCTTGCTACGATCGTAGAATCTTCGTAGGTCGAAATCGGTTGCTGAGAAATGATCGCATAAAGCACATCTGGATCAAGATCTGCACCACATGACCAAACGATCGTTCCTAACTCCGAATTCACTGCAACAGTCGCAAAATAGTTCAAATCCTGAAGCGGCGAAAAGACACCCGTGAAAGAGACAAGCTTACTAATATCGACCCTTCCTTCAACACCGTCTTCAAATTGTAAATAAAGCTGATAGTGCTCTAAAGGTTTAACCGCGACAATATCTTTCAGCATCGATTCTCCTAAGACCCTTTCAAACAAAAGTCCTCGATCGCGCAATCACGATCGAGGACTTTCAAACTATTGAGCGAACAATCTTAGCTTTCCCACTTCGC contains:
- a CDS encoding anti-sigma regulatory factor — its product is MRTELHIPSDLRFLGIVERWLLDSLAIELGEQVDWSRQSSRLRLALVEAYSNVVRHAHRNQPDLPVILRLELRGRDLAIEIWDHGQGFDLSTYLAPSPEAMQEHGYGWLILNRLMDRVEYQLQVNGRNCLKLQANLMSVV
- a CDS encoding WG repeat-containing protein — translated: MIVGATLGNRYRILQPLGSGGFGDTYLAEDSHLPDHPKCVVKHLKPKDSDPRVIEVVQRLFRQEVKTLYQLGNQYEYIPKLFAHFEENGQFYLVQEFIDGHDLSVELTPGTQLSEEKVIQLLLEILSVLEGVHRSNIIHRDLKPQNIMRRRDGQLFLIDFGAVKEISALTIDPQGQTKLTISIGTRGYCPKEQAGGTPKLSSDIYAVGMIGIEALTGISPQALPEDLMTGEIIWRDRALNVSNPLAELLSTMVRYHFSERYPSAIEAHQALIKLVPKPKKTTRKLKQKIIAALACLSPVVYFFVAFVAAQIVNYFTSPATIESLIAIQPQFDIAYDFSSGLAAVKTGKQWNYVQKNGNVAISNLKFDGDIFAPRFSEGLAAIKLNGKWGYIDQSGNLVVQPKFDTSGDFSDGLASVEIDAKPVKGLSISIGGKWGHINRSGEFIIQPKFNYTREFSNGLAVVEGSASPTSNELFELFGSDVEKNRGYVDKTGNLAIPLKFKNTYPFSDELAVVELDSQTKGFIDTKGNLIGSVKLETSDTFHNGLLMAKGENNKKGYVDKTGRWAVQPKFDEASDFYEGLAAVKINDKWGYINKDGNFVVQTQFDNAKDLSEGLALVKKENKCSYINTSGKFITQALDVDKNGACPMSSFSEGLASVKINGKWGYIRNSLNK
- a CDS encoding SpoIIE family protein phosphatase encodes the protein MDDEPDNLDLLYRTFRRDYDVIRAKSAIEALKVLDEQGEVAIIISDQRMPEMLGTEFLSRTADRFPDTIRIVLTGYTDVEDLVDAINSGKVFKYITKPWKPQQLEVVVEQAAETYQVLKQRTADLRRALRRESSFNAITTAIRESLDYQNMLQTIVETIGITFEASCCMLHPVEGDQIRSQSAMYCAEDVLMGDCERDRKSELVQRVFLDRAAPLKFQNPPHLVLPLSYQQELLAILSLHRTIDKPIWSAEDIDLIGVVAEQAALAISQARLYRRTQQQAEQIRAELAVARQIQTNLLRQTLPTLDNLKVQACCHPAREVGGDFFEVYYHPQGDLWLAVGDVSGKGVPAALFMASAISVLRRELSQETPPEPDQVMRNLNSILSDDLMGTNCFITMVLAKYTPATNQLVYANAGHIYPLVWSKQTIKAGIEPTYLKVRGVPLGILPDWKAVAGTLTLKDGEIFLLTSDGITEATVQPDKAISRSIDTAGAMLRQTGLWKMLRQAGECLDLKLLLAQIQAHNAIQEDDQTILSLEVL
- a CDS encoding PIN domain-containing protein codes for the protein MLDTPQIFLLIDLNTFFACKPYEWLEFSRVGRCYVPQVVYEELDSWAASRSESMESRIAREFRRLMLESDWELTRSLISTESRPMTRRARLALDVRNSAEDLARSSIGRLVVVVSNDRALIQQVQALNLENLTGIPVSTLLAWSRSKRQPPIVLQHLRSMQTHSLQLLTAGSSRPGISRLESPKSSPRPVYQKSWVDRLLPLLIILGGLAIGWTVAHSLILKNPQTIEQK
- a CDS encoding DUF2442 domain-containing protein; the protein is MLKDIVAVKPLEHYQLYLQFEDGVEGRVDISKLVSFTGVFSPLQDLNYFATVAVNSELGTIVWSCGADLDPDVLYAIISQQPISTYEDSTIVAR
- a CDS encoding DUF2283 domain-containing protein, producing the protein MSNTARMNYFEKEDVLHLVISDEPEFGSVELSPNITAELNEAGELIGVEILSASTFIRDVILESAQGKLLGFSRTSAS
- a CDS encoding DUF433 domain-containing protein; the encoded protein is MAAASNQKVDIIRTEQGLTIAGTRITLYDVMTHLKAGWTPRLIRNWLPLTEAQLDSAIAYIEANRVEVEAEYQTALEESERIRQAWEDKNRDRLAEIANFSPKPEQEEIHAKLQAWKAKLGLV